In Uranotaenia lowii strain MFRU-FL chromosome 2, ASM2978415v1, whole genome shotgun sequence, one genomic interval encodes:
- the LOC129744140 gene encoding uncharacterized protein LOC129744140: MIALRILLVVLLAVGFISADPINFEFSRLKDSPYSSERIKRSSQDCITNKKQIYAAIDGCIGSSTIDYDIPSNIECRVLSEVIKCLHNKINKCSTPGIMQQANAIMAPVITNNNC, translated from the exons ATGATCGCTCTAAGGATTCTTTTGGTAGTATTGCTAGCAGTGGGAT ttatttctgCTGACCCTATTAATTTCGAGTTTTCTAGGCTGAAAGATTCACCATATTCGAGCGAACGCATTAAAAGGTCGTCCCAAG ATTGTATcaccaacaaaaaacaaatatatgcGGCCATCGATGGATGCATTGGGTCTAGCACAATTGATTATGATATCCCGTCTAACATCGAATGCCGCGTTTTGTCAGAAGTTATCAAATGTCTGcataacaaaataaacaaatgcagTACTCCAGGGATCATGCAGCAAGCGAATGCCATAATGGCACCTGTTATCACAAATAACAACTGTTAG
- the LOC129744138 gene encoding uncharacterized protein LOC129744138 — protein sequence MIASKIFLVVVLAVGLISADPINFEFSALKGPGYLVERIKRSSGGCITNTKQIYVAFDACIGSSSIDYDIPSSSNIECRVLYAVIKCLRDKVNRCGAPGIMQQVNAIMAPIKAENNC from the exons atgatcgcttcaaaaatttttttggttgttgttCTAGCAGTGGGAT taATTTCGGCTGACCCTATAAATTTCGAGTTTTCTGCTCTGAAGGGCCCAGGATATTTGGTTGAACGCATTAAAAGGTCGTCCGGAG GTTGTATCACCAACACCAAACAAATATATGTAGCCTTTGATGCTTGTATTGGATCAAGTTCGATTGATTATGATATACCGTCTTCGTCTAACATCGAGTGTCGCGTTTTGTATGCAGTTATCAAATGTTTGCGTGACAAAGTAAACAGATGTGGAGCTCCAGGAATCATGCAGCAAGTCAATGCCATCATGGCGCCTATTAAAGCAGAAAATAATTGTTAG